From the Hymenobacter yonginensis genome, one window contains:
- a CDS encoding amino acid permease yields MSNTLPPSRFGGLFRRKSLTDILHNPPADAEGHGGGGGLARHLTVRDLTALGIAAVIGAGIFSTIGNASHDGGPAVSLLFVFTAIACAFSALCYAQFAATIPVSGSAYTYAYASFGELVAWIIGWALIMEYAVGNIVVAISWSDYFTGLLSGVGWDMPVWLTMGMQSAHKHYSEVLALMQAGQPLSAATATQLEGYNAWNSAPTLFGDLKLVIDLPAGLITLLITAVVYIGIKESKNASNLLVLLKLLVVATVIAVGVFYVNPDNWSPFAPNGVGGVLKGVSAVFFAYIGFDAISTTAEECKNPQRDLPRAMIYALIICTVLYVVITLVLTGMVSYTELGVGDPLAFVFQKVGLNWLAGVVAVSAIFAMASVLLVFQIGQPRIWMTMSRDGLLPPVFARVHPRFHTPSFSTIVTGFFVGVPALLLNMDLVIDLTSIGTLFAFALVCGGILVIDPHGQSDARFKVPYINGQFLVPIIMLIGLGLLFAYNQAGLAAFGSAVRGDGGYEEFRHYIPMLVFIVFCIGLAWLSFRKKLSLLPTLGLLTNLYLMTQLGINNWLLFFGWLIIGLFLYFNYGYKHSKLGLKKAA; encoded by the coding sequence TTGTCTAATACACTACCTCCCTCCCGTTTTGGCGGCCTGTTCCGCCGCAAAAGCCTCACTGATATCCTGCACAACCCGCCTGCCGACGCCGAAGGCCACGGCGGGGGCGGGGGCCTGGCGCGCCACCTCACCGTCCGCGACCTGACGGCGCTGGGCATTGCGGCCGTTATCGGGGCCGGTATTTTCAGCACCATCGGTAATGCCTCGCACGACGGCGGCCCGGCCGTGTCGCTGCTGTTTGTGTTCACCGCCATTGCCTGCGCGTTTTCGGCGCTGTGCTACGCGCAGTTCGCCGCCACCATCCCGGTGTCGGGCTCGGCCTACACCTACGCCTACGCCTCGTTCGGCGAGCTGGTGGCCTGGATTATCGGTTGGGCGCTGATTATGGAATATGCCGTCGGCAACATTGTGGTGGCTATTTCGTGGTCGGACTACTTCACCGGCCTGCTCTCGGGCGTAGGCTGGGATATGCCCGTGTGGCTCACGATGGGCATGCAAAGTGCCCACAAGCATTACAGCGAAGTGCTGGCCCTGATGCAGGCCGGCCAGCCCCTCTCGGCCGCCACAGCCACCCAGCTGGAAGGCTACAACGCCTGGAACTCGGCCCCCACGCTCTTCGGCGACCTGAAGCTGGTGATTGACCTGCCGGCCGGCCTGATCACGCTGCTCATCACGGCCGTGGTGTACATCGGCATCAAAGAATCCAAGAACGCCTCCAACCTGCTGGTGCTGCTCAAGCTGCTGGTGGTGGCCACGGTTATTGCCGTGGGCGTGTTCTACGTGAATCCCGACAACTGGAGCCCCTTCGCGCCCAACGGCGTGGGCGGCGTGCTCAAGGGCGTGTCGGCCGTGTTCTTCGCTTACATCGGCTTCGATGCCATTTCGACGACGGCCGAGGAGTGCAAAAACCCCCAGCGCGACCTGCCCCGGGCCATGATTTACGCCCTCATCATCTGCACCGTGCTCTACGTGGTGATTACGCTGGTGCTCACTGGCATGGTGAGCTACACCGAGCTGGGCGTGGGCGACCCATTGGCGTTTGTGTTCCAGAAAGTAGGCCTCAACTGGCTGGCGGGCGTGGTGGCCGTATCGGCCATCTTCGCCATGGCCTCGGTGCTGCTGGTGTTCCAGATCGGGCAGCCCCGCATCTGGATGACCATGAGCCGCGACGGGCTGCTGCCGCCGGTGTTTGCCCGCGTGCACCCGCGTTTCCACACGCCGTCGTTCAGCACCATCGTCACGGGCTTTTTCGTGGGCGTGCCGGCGCTGCTGCTCAACATGGACCTCGTGATTGACCTGACCAGCATCGGGACGCTGTTTGCCTTTGCGCTGGTGTGCGGCGGCATTCTCGTCATCGACCCGCACGGCCAGAGCGACGCCCGCTTCAAAGTGCCCTACATCAACGGCCAGTTTCTGGTGCCGATCATCATGCTGATCGGGCTGGGTTTGCTGTTCGCCTACAACCAGGCTGGCCTCGCGGCCTTCGGCAGCGCCGTGCGCGGCGACGGTGGCTACGAGGAGTTTCGCCACTACATCCCGATGCTGGTATTCATCGTGTTCTGCATCGGGCTGGCGTGGCTGTCGTTCCGCAAGAAGCTGAGCTTGCTGCCCACCCTGGGCCTGCTCACCAACCTCTACCTGATGACCCAGCTCGGCATCAACAACTGGCTGCTGTTCTTCGGCTGGCTGATTATCGGGCTGTTTCTGTACTTCAACTACGGCTACAAGCACAGCAAGCTGGGGCTGAAAAAAGCCGCGTAG
- a CDS encoding ATP-binding protein: MIAIYDQKSRIKLLIVAVALLIAAATVIYTNILVQRVSEREQQQIALYAKAQRFIINSEVDSNTNFVFEEIINANTTIPIILTDDEGNIVDAKNVTVPKGRSEKAAIAYLRREIAVMEQQHRPIIIELGAGLRNRIYYKDSVLLAQLRTYPLVQLAVIACLGVIAYFAFSYSRRSEQNRVWVGLAKETAHQLGTPLSSLMAWQSYLSESERFKDEPIVEELSKDIRRLQIITERFSNIGSVPVLKPENILRTTQNAIAYLQSRVSKKVTFEIKTDLPTDTPALVNVPLFDWVIENICKNAVDAMDGRGSITLHLRRPVRDKTGIAIDITDTGKGIPKSKIDNVFLPGYTTKKRGWGLGLALAKRIIENYHQGRLFVKWSEVGRGTTFRVVLKG, translated from the coding sequence TTGATAGCCATCTACGACCAAAAATCCCGCATCAAGCTGCTGATTGTAGCCGTGGCGCTGCTCATTGCGGCAGCTACCGTTATCTACACCAACATTCTGGTGCAGCGCGTATCGGAGCGGGAGCAGCAGCAGATTGCGCTCTACGCCAAGGCCCAGCGCTTCATTATCAACTCCGAGGTCGACTCGAACACCAACTTTGTGTTCGAGGAAATCATCAACGCCAACACCACCATTCCCATCATCCTCACTGATGACGAGGGCAACATCGTGGATGCCAAAAACGTGACCGTGCCCAAAGGCAGGTCGGAAAAGGCGGCCATTGCGTACCTACGGCGCGAAATTGCGGTGATGGAGCAGCAGCACCGCCCCATTATTATTGAGCTGGGCGCCGGGCTGCGCAACCGCATTTACTATAAGGATTCTGTGCTGCTGGCGCAGCTGCGCACGTATCCGCTGGTGCAGCTGGCCGTTATTGCCTGCCTGGGCGTCATTGCCTACTTCGCGTTCAGCTACTCGCGCCGCTCCGAGCAAAACCGCGTGTGGGTGGGTTTGGCCAAGGAAACCGCGCACCAACTGGGCACGCCCCTGAGCAGCCTGATGGCCTGGCAGAGCTACCTGAGCGAGAGTGAGCGGTTCAAGGACGAGCCGATTGTAGAGGAGCTGAGCAAGGACATCCGGCGGCTGCAGATCATCACGGAGCGGTTCAGCAACATCGGCTCGGTGCCGGTGCTCAAGCCCGAAAACATCCTGCGCACCACCCAGAACGCCATTGCCTACCTGCAGAGCCGCGTTTCGAAGAAGGTGACGTTTGAAATCAAGACCGACCTGCCCACCGACACGCCGGCGCTGGTGAACGTGCCGCTGTTCGACTGGGTGATTGAGAACATCTGCAAAAACGCCGTGGATGCCATGGACGGCCGCGGTAGCATCACGCTGCACCTGCGCCGCCCCGTGCGCGACAAAACCGGCATTGCCATCGACATCACCGACACCGGCAAGGGCATCCCGAAAAGCAAGATCGACAACGTGTTCCTGCCCGGCTACACCACCAAAAAGCGCGGCTGGGGCCTGGGGCTAGCGCTAGCCAAGCGCATCATCGAGAACTACCACCAAGGCCGCCTCTTCGTGAAATGGAGCGAAGTCGGGCGCGGCACCACGTTCCGGGTGGTCCTGAAGGGATAG
- the hemA gene encoding glutamyl-tRNA reductase, whose product MSHPFKAVSLSFKKAPLQIRELIALDEAACRRFLHTLHHELGLTDLLVLSTCNRTEVYYSADLDYSTAIIAALGKLKGLADASSYEPYFDLLTEADAAVQHLFEVAMGLDAQVVGDLQISNQVKQAYQWAADEDAAGPFLHRLLHTVFFTNKRVQQETSFRDGAASTSYAALELVEELTADVANPRVLVVGLGEIGADVCRHFGDSKQFQDVTICNRTRSKAETLAEECGLKVLDFENLVQGMKEADVIVSSIAAATPFFTREMVQHLDVLSYKFFIDLSVPRSIEAEVETVPGVLVYNIDAIQSKASAALERRLAAVPHVRAIIAESIAGLNDWSKEMMVSPTIQKLKNALEQIRQEEMDRFQKKMSPEEARRMDEVTKSLMQKILKQPVIQLKAACKRGEADQLIDVLTDLFDLEHQPTVA is encoded by the coding sequence ATGTCCCATCCTTTCAAGGCAGTCAGTCTTTCGTTCAAAAAAGCCCCCCTGCAAATTCGGGAGCTTATTGCACTGGACGAAGCCGCCTGCCGCCGCTTTCTGCACACGCTGCACCACGAGTTGGGCCTTACCGACCTGCTGGTGCTAAGCACCTGCAACCGGACGGAAGTGTACTACTCCGCCGACCTCGACTACAGCACCGCCATTATTGCCGCCCTGGGCAAGCTCAAGGGGTTGGCCGACGCCAGCAGCTACGAGCCTTACTTTGACCTGCTCACCGAGGCGGATGCTGCCGTGCAGCACCTGTTTGAGGTAGCCATGGGGCTTGACGCCCAAGTAGTTGGTGACCTGCAGATCAGCAACCAGGTGAAGCAGGCCTACCAGTGGGCCGCCGACGAAGACGCCGCCGGCCCGTTTCTGCACCGCCTGCTGCACACCGTGTTCTTCACCAACAAGCGCGTACAGCAGGAAACCAGCTTCCGCGACGGCGCCGCTTCCACTTCCTACGCCGCTCTGGAGCTGGTAGAGGAGCTGACCGCCGACGTCGCCAACCCACGCGTGCTAGTGGTTGGCTTGGGTGAAATCGGGGCCGATGTGTGCCGCCACTTCGGCGACAGCAAGCAGTTTCAGGACGTAACCATCTGCAACCGCACCCGCTCCAAGGCCGAAACGCTGGCCGAAGAGTGCGGCCTGAAGGTGCTGGACTTCGAGAACTTGGTGCAGGGCATGAAGGAAGCCGACGTTATCGTGTCGTCGATTGCGGCCGCCACGCCCTTCTTCACCCGCGAGATGGTGCAGCACCTCGACGTGCTCAGCTACAAGTTCTTCATCGACCTATCGGTGCCGCGCAGCATTGAGGCCGAGGTGGAAACCGTGCCGGGCGTGCTCGTCTACAACATCGACGCCATCCAGAGCAAGGCCTCGGCCGCGCTGGAGCGCCGTCTGGCCGCCGTGCCGCACGTGCGCGCCATCATTGCCGAAAGCATTGCCGGCCTCAACGACTGGAGCAAGGAAATGATGGTGTCGCCGACCATCCAGAAGCTCAAAAACGCCCTGGAGCAGATCCGGCAGGAGGAAATGGACCGCTTCCAGAAGAAGATGAGTCCCGAGGAAGCCCGCCGCATGGACGAGGTTACCAAGTCGCTGATGCAGAAGATCCTCAAGCAGCCCGTCATCCAGCTCAAAGCTGCCTGCAAGCGCGGCGAGGCCGACCAGCTGATCGACGTGCTCACCGACCTGTTTGACCTGGAACACCAGCCGACGGTAGCGTAA
- a CDS encoding carboxypeptidase regulatory-like domain-containing protein, translating to MAFSVPSPCPKAWADMTPTADGRHCGSCQHEVVDFSRMTEAEVTAWLARPAAGSVCGFFRAGQFAPPAAVLAPPAPRWRRWVLTSLALLSFKPLVSSCQTTAPTTTAGTAPTSQTDALADAPNGQVTVRGRVLDDSTGLGVPGAEIFIGDTPYGATTDEQGNFSFVMLQKWAAVQNGSVQLRVQDSPFVFVAQQVSVAVSPAPAPLTVRLKSREGRGQIMGRIVQHDPPQKPPLK from the coding sequence ATGGCCTTCTCCGTTCCGAGTCCCTGCCCCAAAGCCTGGGCCGACATGACGCCCACCGCCGACGGCCGCCACTGCGGCAGCTGCCAGCACGAAGTCGTGGATTTCTCGCGCATGACCGAGGCCGAAGTGACGGCCTGGCTGGCCCGGCCGGCGGCGGGCAGCGTCTGCGGCTTCTTCCGGGCCGGGCAGTTTGCGCCGCCCGCCGCCGTGCTGGCGCCGCCCGCCCCGCGCTGGCGCCGCTGGGTGCTCACGTCATTGGCGCTGCTCAGCTTCAAGCCGCTGGTCAGCTCCTGCCAGACCACGGCCCCCACCACCACGGCCGGCACCGCTCCCACTTCCCAAACCGACGCCCTCGCCGACGCCCCCAACGGCCAAGTGACCGTGCGCGGCCGCGTCCTTGATGACTCCACCGGCCTGGGCGTGCCCGGCGCCGAAATCTTCATCGGCGACACGCCTTACGGCGCTACCACCGATGAGCAAGGCAATTTCAGCTTCGTGATGCTGCAGAAGTGGGCCGCCGTGCAGAACGGCAGCGTGCAGCTGCGCGTGCAGGACAGCCCATTCGTGTTCGTGGCGCAGCAGGTATCCGTGGCCGTGTCACCGGCCCCGGCGCCGCTCACGGTGCGCCTGAAGTCGCGGGAAGGCCGCGGGCAGATTATGGGCCGGATTGTGCAGCACGACCCGCCCCAGAAGCCCCCGCTGAAGTAG
- a CDS encoding lipocalin-like domain-containing protein: MKNLLLAALFLVFATSGCALKPTNKYDVFTERAQLPQEEAVHKQNSLEWWYFTGHLRDVKTGEQFGVEYVFFHFNITGKKDWQMVNFAITDPQTKQFRYDYKVERLPKLLDSALPVSLHMQKDDQRWTLAGVTGEYQLQGRMASHKGYAINLSTKPQKPVLLHSGTGYENYGDVAKAGYYSYPRLTTTGTIEVDGKVHEVTGDMWYDRQWNCNSVTNKGIGWDWFSLQLDEPAAAVAGTASAPGSVTRHEIMTYQLFDRNSSRVVNGGTYNGPQPGQAVDLEAKDFQLDVLEYWTSPHSKLRYPSKWSLRIPSQQYDLTITPLVADQELTLKLFAGIKMRYWEGMCRVEGTHNGKPVSGNSYVELTNRGKAGKDPLTPPPTATTAAPAAR; the protein is encoded by the coding sequence ATGAAGAATCTGTTGCTTGCCGCCTTATTTCTGGTTTTTGCCACCTCGGGCTGCGCCCTCAAGCCCACCAATAAGTACGACGTATTCACGGAGCGGGCCCAGCTGCCGCAGGAAGAAGCCGTGCACAAGCAGAACTCGCTGGAGTGGTGGTACTTCACGGGCCACCTGCGCGACGTGAAAACCGGCGAGCAGTTCGGCGTGGAGTATGTGTTCTTCCACTTCAACATCACCGGCAAGAAAGACTGGCAGATGGTGAACTTCGCCATCACCGACCCGCAAACCAAGCAGTTCCGCTACGACTACAAAGTGGAGCGCCTGCCCAAGCTGCTCGACTCGGCGCTGCCCGTCAGCCTGCATATGCAAAAGGACGACCAGCGCTGGACCCTGGCCGGCGTCACCGGCGAGTACCAGCTGCAGGGCCGCATGGCCAGCCACAAAGGCTACGCCATCAACCTGAGCACCAAGCCGCAGAAGCCCGTGTTGCTGCACAGCGGCACCGGCTACGAAAATTACGGCGACGTGGCCAAGGCCGGCTACTACAGCTACCCGCGCCTGACCACTACCGGCACCATTGAAGTCGACGGCAAAGTGCACGAGGTAACCGGCGACATGTGGTATGACCGGCAGTGGAACTGCAACTCCGTCACCAACAAAGGCATCGGCTGGGACTGGTTTTCGCTGCAGCTCGATGAGCCTGCCGCCGCCGTGGCCGGTACGGCATCCGCGCCGGGCAGCGTGACGCGCCACGAAATCATGACCTACCAGCTGTTCGACCGCAACTCCAGCAGAGTAGTAAACGGCGGCACCTACAACGGCCCCCAGCCGGGCCAGGCCGTAGACCTGGAAGCCAAAGACTTTCAGCTCGATGTGCTGGAATACTGGACCAGCCCGCACTCCAAGCTACGCTATCCTAGCAAGTGGAGCCTGCGCATCCCCAGCCAGCAATACGACCTCACCATCACGCCCCTCGTCGCAGACCAGGAGCTGACCCTCAAGCTGTTTGCCGGCATCAAGATGCGCTATTGGGAAGGCATGTGCCGGGTAGAGGGCACCCACAACGGCAAGCCCGTAAGCGGCAACAGCTACGTGGAGCTAACGAATCGGGGGAAGGCTGGCAAAGACCCGCTCACTCCGCCGCCTACTGCTACCACGGCCGCGCCGGCTGCGCGCTAG
- a CDS encoding ArsR/SmtB family transcription factor, translating into MKPLLSRVESKKVDKAAAMLKVLAHPKRLAIVDLLGKEDKMTVTEIYRSLDLPQAIASQHLITLKDRGILSSFKVGTKIYYSLSIPKLLDVIDSLEECCDTM; encoded by the coding sequence ATGAAACCTTTGCTGTCACGCGTAGAATCCAAAAAAGTAGACAAGGCTGCCGCCATGCTCAAAGTGCTGGCGCACCCGAAGCGTTTGGCCATTGTTGATTTGCTGGGCAAAGAGGATAAGATGACCGTAACGGAAATCTACCGCTCGCTCGATTTGCCACAGGCTATTGCTTCCCAGCACCTTATCACCCTCAAAGACCGCGGCATTCTGTCGTCGTTCAAGGTGGGTACCAAAATCTATTACTCGCTGTCCATTCCCAAGCTGCTCGACGTTATCGACTCGCTGGAAGAGTGCTGCGACACGATGTAG
- a CDS encoding Glu/Leu/Phe/Val dehydrogenase dimerization domain-containing protein, producing the protein MKDLLAKFENKRPEIVFEWKDAETEAEGWVVINSLRGGAAGGGTRMRKGLDKREVESLAKTMEVKFTVSGPAIGGAKSGINFDPQDPRKRGVLERWYRAVIPLLKNYYGTGGDLNVDEIHDVIPITEDYGLWHPQEGIVNGHYRATEPQKIQKLGQLRQGVVKVLEDAAFTPDLSRKYTVADLITGYGVAEAVRHYYELWGERSVAGKRAIVQGWGNVGAAAAYYLASQGARITGIIDRAGGLIKEEGFSLEEIRTLFLQREGNALTAPDLLSFEEVNQRIWSSGAEIFIPAAASRLVTRQQVEQLIAGGLEVISCGANVPFQDPEIFFGPTGEFADQHTSVIPDFVANCGMARVFAYLMETNAEITDQAIFGDTSRIIRRALERTRLQGDSRTGVAQKSFEMALRQLV; encoded by the coding sequence ATGAAAGACCTGCTGGCTAAATTCGAGAATAAGCGCCCGGAAATTGTATTCGAATGGAAAGACGCCGAAACGGAAGCCGAAGGCTGGGTGGTGATTAACTCGTTGCGCGGCGGCGCGGCCGGCGGCGGCACCCGCATGCGCAAGGGCCTGGATAAGCGCGAGGTGGAAAGCCTGGCCAAAACCATGGAAGTGAAGTTTACGGTGTCGGGCCCCGCCATTGGGGGCGCCAAATCGGGCATCAACTTCGATCCGCAGGACCCGCGCAAGCGCGGCGTGCTGGAGCGCTGGTACCGGGCCGTGATTCCGCTGCTCAAGAACTACTACGGCACCGGTGGCGACCTGAACGTGGACGAAATCCACGACGTAATTCCGATTACGGAGGATTACGGCCTCTGGCATCCGCAGGAAGGCATCGTGAACGGCCACTACCGCGCCACCGAGCCCCAGAAGATTCAGAAGCTGGGCCAGCTGCGCCAAGGTGTGGTAAAGGTGCTGGAAGATGCCGCCTTCACGCCCGACCTGAGCCGCAAATACACCGTCGCCGACCTGATTACGGGCTACGGCGTGGCTGAGGCCGTGCGCCACTACTACGAGTTGTGGGGCGAGCGGAGCGTGGCCGGCAAGCGCGCCATCGTGCAAGGCTGGGGCAACGTGGGCGCCGCGGCGGCCTACTACTTGGCCAGCCAGGGCGCCCGCATCACCGGCATCATCGACCGGGCCGGCGGCCTGATCAAGGAAGAGGGTTTCTCGCTGGAAGAAATCCGGACGCTGTTTCTGCAGCGCGAAGGCAACGCCCTCACCGCGCCGGATCTGCTGTCGTTTGAGGAGGTAAACCAGCGCATCTGGAGCAGCGGCGCCGAAATCTTCATTCCGGCGGCAGCTTCGCGCCTCGTCACGCGCCAGCAGGTGGAGCAGCTGATTGCGGGCGGCCTGGAGGTGATTTCGTGCGGCGCCAACGTGCCGTTCCAGGACCCGGAAATCTTCTTCGGCCCCACCGGCGAGTTTGCCGACCAGCACACGTCCGTCATCCCCGACTTCGTGGCCAACTGCGGCATGGCCCGCGTGTTTGCCTACCTGATGGAAACCAACGCCGAAATCACCGACCAGGCCATCTTCGGCGACACCTCGCGCATCATCCGCCGGGCCCTGGAGCGCACCCGCCTGCAGGGCGATTCGCGCACCGGCGTGGCCCAGAAATCGTTTGAAATGGCTCTGCGCCAGCTGGTATAG
- a CDS encoding carboxypeptidase-like regulatory domain-containing protein — translation MPQLLRLSVPQSCSESWAAMTPAAQGRHCAACAKVVIDFTTLSDAEVVALLHRTAAPCGRFRSDQLQRVLRPLAEPAPRWRTWLAAAAAVLGLRELAAEQSVGQQPTASVYTDFLTQDQRKLIRHPQHQVLTDSMSQVVRGRVTDASTGDGLPGVTILIQGTRIGTSTNVDGTFELRLAHSYVLTPSTTLSISCIGYQNQDIRWDVLQQLTVPIELKMSTQALGEVVVTRSYYAKPWHPRSLWNRVRAPFR, via the coding sequence ATGCCTCAGCTGCTTCGCCTCTCCGTTCCGCAGTCCTGCTCCGAAAGCTGGGCCGCCATGACGCCCGCCGCCCAGGGCCGCCACTGCGCCGCCTGCGCCAAAGTCGTCATCGACTTCACCACCCTCAGCGACGCCGAGGTAGTGGCGTTGCTGCACCGCACCGCCGCCCCCTGCGGCCGTTTCCGCTCAGACCAGCTGCAGCGCGTGTTGCGGCCATTGGCGGAGCCGGCACCGCGCTGGCGCACCTGGCTGGCGGCAGCGGCCGCCGTGCTGGGGTTGCGGGAACTGGCGGCGGAGCAAAGCGTCGGGCAGCAGCCTACGGCTTCTGTGTACACCGATTTTCTGACCCAGGACCAGCGCAAGCTCATCCGCCATCCGCAGCATCAAGTGCTTACCGATAGCATGAGTCAAGTAGTGCGCGGCCGGGTCACGGATGCCAGCACCGGCGACGGTCTGCCTGGCGTTACGATTCTCATACAGGGCACACGTATCGGTACGTCGACGAATGTGGATGGCACGTTTGAATTGCGCCTTGCGCATTCCTACGTCCTCACTCCATCTACTACGTTGAGCATCTCCTGCATCGGCTACCAAAATCAGGATATTCGCTGGGACGTGCTCCAACAGCTGACCGTACCAATTGAACTGAAAATGTCTACTCAAGCTCTGGGGGAAGTAGTGGTAACTCGCAGTTACTATGCAAAACCCTGGCACCCACGTAGCCTCTGGAATCGGGTACGTGCACCTTTTCGGTAG